The following coding sequences are from one Phalacrocorax carbo chromosome 13, bPhaCar2.1, whole genome shotgun sequence window:
- the AIFM2 gene encoding ferroptosis suppressor protein 1 isoform X2: MGSRVSVDDSVRVVVVGGGFGGTEAASLLKSRAIPFVLVDVRDAFHHNVAALRAAVESGFAKKTFISYSVTFGDSFRQGKVVGIDPGRQQVLLSDGQELHYSHLILATGSDGPFPGKFNRVIDMESAIQTYEDMVKEMRKCERILVVGGGAAGVEMAAEIKTEYPTKEVTLIHSKIALADAELLDSVRQEVKEILLRKGVRLLLSERVSNVENLTPNQFQKDMVVRTEKGTEVVTDMVVLCTGIKINSSAYAAAFGDKMASNSALKVNRHLQLEGYENIYAIGDCADLKEPKMAYHAGLHANVVVTNIINSLTHKPLKTYEPGSLTFLLSMGRNDGVGQVNGYYVGRLLVTIAKSRDLFVSKSWKTMGQTMPS, translated from the exons ATGGGGTCACGCGTGTCCGTGGACGATTCCGTACGGGTGGTGGTGGTCGGGGGCGGCTTCGGAGGCACGGAGGCCGCCAGCCTGCTGAAGTCCCGGGCCATTCCCTTCGTGCTGGTGGACGTGAGAGACGCTTTCCATCACAACGTCGCTGCCCTCCGCGCCGCCGTGGAGAGCG GATTTGCCAAGAAGACTTTCATCTCCTACTCTGTCACCTTTGGGGACAGCTTCCGACAAGGCAAGGTGGTTGGCATAGACCCTGGGAGGCAACAAGTCTTGCTCAGTGATGGCCAG GAGCTTCACTACTCCCATCTCATTCTTGCAACCGGCAGCGATGGGCCATTCCCTGGGAAGTTCAACAGAGTCATTGACATGGAAAGTGCTATCCAGACCTATGAAGACATGGTTAAAGAG ATGAGGAAATGTGAGCGCATCCTGGTAGTGGGAGGTGGTGCTGCTGGAGTCGAGATGGCTGCAGAGATCAAAACAGAGTACCCGACCAAAGAG GTCACTCTCATTCACTCCAAAATTGCACTAGCTGATGCGGAGCTGCTAGATAGCGTCCGTCAAGAGGTGAAAGAGATTCTCCTCAGAAAAGGAGTGCGCCTCTTATTAA GTGAAAGGGTCAGCAATGTGGAAAACCTCACGCCAAACCAGTTCCAGAAGGACATGGTAGTAAGGACAGAAAAGGGCACTGAGGTGGTTACTGACATGGTGGTCCTGTGCACAGGGATAAAGATTAACTCTTCAGCATACGCTGCTGCATTCG GGGACAAAATGGCAAGTAACAGTGCTTTGAAAGTGAACAGGCACCTCCAGCTGGAAGGCTATGAGAACATCTACGCCATTGGGGACTGCGCAGACCTGAAAGAACCAAAGATGGCCTACCACGCTGGGCTCCATGCCAACGTTGTGGTGACAAATATCATCAACAGCCTGACACATAAGCCTCTTAAAACCTACGAACCAG GGTCACTAACATTCCTGCTTTCAATGGGCAGGAACGATGGCGTAGGCCAGGTGAACGGTTACTATGTGGGACGTCTCTTGGTGACCATTGCTAAGAGCCGGGACCTGTTTGTCTCCAAGAGCTGGAAGACGATGGGACAGACAATGCCCTCTTAA
- the AIFM2 gene encoding ferroptosis suppressor protein 1 isoform X1, with translation MGSRVSVDDSVRVVVVGGGFGGTEAASLLKSRAIPFVLVDVRDAFHHNVAALRAAVESGFAKKTFISYSVTFGDSFRQGKVVGIDPGRQQVLLSDGQELHYSHLILATGSDGPFPGKFNRVIDMESAIQTYEDMVKEMRKCERILVVGGGAAGVEMAAEIKTEYPTKEVTLIHSKIALADAELLDSVRQEVKEILLRKGVRLLLTRSGLAGNSSLVKVCDPARSVATGERVSNVENLTPNQFQKDMVVRTEKGTEVVTDMVVLCTGIKINSSAYAAAFGDKMASNSALKVNRHLQLEGYENIYAIGDCADLKEPKMAYHAGLHANVVVTNIINSLTHKPLKTYEPGSLTFLLSMGRNDGVGQVNGYYVGRLLVTIAKSRDLFVSKSWKTMGQTMPS, from the exons ATGGGGTCACGCGTGTCCGTGGACGATTCCGTACGGGTGGTGGTGGTCGGGGGCGGCTTCGGAGGCACGGAGGCCGCCAGCCTGCTGAAGTCCCGGGCCATTCCCTTCGTGCTGGTGGACGTGAGAGACGCTTTCCATCACAACGTCGCTGCCCTCCGCGCCGCCGTGGAGAGCG GATTTGCCAAGAAGACTTTCATCTCCTACTCTGTCACCTTTGGGGACAGCTTCCGACAAGGCAAGGTGGTTGGCATAGACCCTGGGAGGCAACAAGTCTTGCTCAGTGATGGCCAG GAGCTTCACTACTCCCATCTCATTCTTGCAACCGGCAGCGATGGGCCATTCCCTGGGAAGTTCAACAGAGTCATTGACATGGAAAGTGCTATCCAGACCTATGAAGACATGGTTAAAGAG ATGAGGAAATGTGAGCGCATCCTGGTAGTGGGAGGTGGTGCTGCTGGAGTCGAGATGGCTGCAGAGATCAAAACAGAGTACCCGACCAAAGAG GTCACTCTCATTCACTCCAAAATTGCACTAGCTGATGCGGAGCTGCTAGATAGCGTCCGTCAAGAGGTGAAAGAGATTCTCCTCAGAAAAGGAGTGCGCCTCTTATTAA CTAGATCTGGGCTAGCTGGAAACAGCAGCCTAGTGAAGGTTTGTGACCCAGCGCGCTCTGTTGCAACAGGTGAAAGGGTCAGCAATGTGGAAAACCTCACGCCAAACCAGTTCCAGAAGGACATGGTAGTAAGGACAGAAAAGGGCACTGAGGTGGTTACTGACATGGTGGTCCTGTGCACAGGGATAAAGATTAACTCTTCAGCATACGCTGCTGCATTCG GGGACAAAATGGCAAGTAACAGTGCTTTGAAAGTGAACAGGCACCTCCAGCTGGAAGGCTATGAGAACATCTACGCCATTGGGGACTGCGCAGACCTGAAAGAACCAAAGATGGCCTACCACGCTGGGCTCCATGCCAACGTTGTGGTGACAAATATCATCAACAGCCTGACACATAAGCCTCTTAAAACCTACGAACCAG GGTCACTAACATTCCTGCTTTCAATGGGCAGGAACGATGGCGTAGGCCAGGTGAACGGTTACTATGTGGGACGTCTCTTGGTGACCATTGCTAAGAGCCGGGACCTGTTTGTCTCCAAGAGCTGGAAGACGATGGGACAGACAATGCCCTCTTAA